A single Spirochaetae bacterium HGW-Spirochaetae-1 DNA region contains:
- a CDS encoding two-component system response regulator, which translates to MGNETVHVIIIDDEDMVRINLADFLEDEGYVVSHVKSGEEGLELIKKQAYNVAIVDMRLPGIDGNTFILKACAVQPALKYLIHTGSADYTLPEELKMLGICPASILYKPVQDMDIIKAGVVNLLR; encoded by the coding sequence ATGGGTAATGAGACTGTTCATGTTATCATCATTGATGACGAGGATATGGTTCGTATCAATCTTGCCGATTTTCTCGAGGATGAGGGCTATGTCGTATCCCATGTGAAGAGCGGTGAGGAAGGCCTGGAGTTGATAAAGAAACAAGCCTATAATGTGGCCATCGTGGATATGAGGCTGCCGGGCATCGACGGCAATACCTTTATCCTGAAGGCCTGCGCCGTGCAGCCGGCCCTGAAATATCTCATCCATACCGGTTCTGCCGATTATACCCTTCCTGAAGAACTGAAAATGCTGGGTATCTGCCCGGCAAGCATTCTGTATAAACCGGTACAGGACATGGATATTATCAAGGCCGGCGTGGTGAATCTCCTGCGGTGA
- a CDS encoding two-component system response regulator, which produces MNETMKKILCVDDEELIRQVVGDYLEDAGYQVERAANGREALQIFHEWKPDLILLDLRMPEMDGKEVLAEIRKVSNEIPVIVISGTGYIKDVIETLHLGAWDYITKPVEDMAIIDYAVQKALDRLRMIEENRRYKQDLEELVGRRTTELKVANTRLVNILQEIVHSLSIATEKRDPYTAGHQERVSLLAAAIATEMGLDREQISAIRIAGLLHDVGKIYVPQEFLSKPTRLEPHEMEVVKKHSEVGYEIMKNISFPWPIAEIALQHHERLDGSGYPRGLKGDDILIESKIIATADVVEAMSSHRPYRPAMGIEVALAEIVNNRGLKFQPECVDSCIKVLKRLDGKIEAIKDFYEDFLRSM; this is translated from the coding sequence ATGAATGAAACTATGAAAAAAATACTCTGTGTCGACGATGAGGAACTCATACGCCAGGTTGTGGGTGATTATCTCGAAGACGCGGGATACCAGGTGGAGCGCGCGGCCAACGGGAGAGAGGCATTGCAGATATTCCATGAGTGGAAACCCGACCTGATTCTTCTTGATCTGCGGATGCCTGAAATGGATGGCAAGGAAGTTCTGGCCGAGATACGCAAGGTATCCAATGAGATACCGGTTATCGTCATTTCCGGAACGGGCTATATCAAGGATGTGATCGAAACCCTGCACCTGGGCGCCTGGGATTATATCACGAAACCCGTGGAGGACATGGCCATTATTGATTATGCCGTGCAGAAGGCCCTGGACCGTCTCAGGATGATTGAAGAGAACCGTCGCTATAAACAGGACCTGGAAGAACTGGTGGGGCGGCGTACCACGGAACTCAAGGTGGCCAATACACGCCTTGTCAATATTTTGCAGGAAATCGTCCATTCCCTTTCAATTGCCACGGAGAAGCGCGATCCATACACGGCGGGGCACCAGGAGAGGGTTTCCCTGCTCGCTGCCGCAATAGCCACGGAGATGGGACTGGACCGCGAACAGATCAGCGCCATCCGTATTGCCGGTCTTCTGCACGACGTGGGGAAGATATATGTACCCCAGGAATTTCTTTCCAAGCCGACGCGTTTAGAGCCCCATGAAATGGAGGTGGTGAAGAAGCACAGCGAGGTAGGATATGAAATAATGAAAAACATTTCATTTCCCTGGCCCATCGCGGAAATCGCCCTGCAGCATCATGAGCGCCTTGACGGGAGCGGATATCCCCGCGGCCTGAAAGGAGACGATATCCTGATCGAATCCAAGATAATAGCGACGGCCGATGTGGTTGAGGCCATGTCATCGCACAGGCCTTACCGGCCGGCCATGGGTATCGAAGTGGCCCTGGCTGAGATAGTCAACAACCGGGGATTGAAATTTCAGCCTGAATGCGTGGATTCCTGTATAAAAGTGTTAAAACGTCTGGACGGTAAAATCGAGGCAATCAAGGATTTCTATGAGGATTTTCTCAGGAGTATGTAA
- the fdnG gene encoding formate dehydrogenase-N subunit alpha, translating into MPVTRRNFLKMSGTTAAGAFFGGTAFLTGCKSQDKLQGTKETTTICPYCGVGCGLVVAARNGKIVNVEGDPDHPINKGALCSKGNAIYQIAANPIQRRLDKVQYRRPGGTQWEEISWDQAVKMIARRVKDTRDKTFVEKEGAYTVNRAQGLVGLGGAALDNEECYVWSKFARIMGISYLEHQARIUHSATVAGLAASFGRGAMTNHWIDIQHADVIFIIGSNAAENHPISFKYVQKSRDKGGKLIVVDPRFTRSASLADLYAPIRPGTDIAFINGIMNYALQNDRIQKEYVVEYTNASLLIDPKYTFNDGLFSGYDVGKRKYDKGAWKYQVNEKGIPKRDKTLKDPNCVYQLLKKHVSRYTPELVSSVTGCPVDSFLKVAELYTSTFKNDRVATIMYAMGTTQHTVGSQNVRSYAMLQLLMGNIGMAGGGINALRGESNVQGSTDHCILWHILPGYLGIPKTDKDVNLEAYIKNNTPKSNDPMSANWWQNKPKYLVSMLKAWYGDAATKENDFGYDWIPKATKPYPHIVLFEDMYAGMHEGAILMGTNPVVGGPNSTKEAKALERLKWLVCADLWETDTSIFWKREGANPGSIQTEVFLLPMAASVEKEGSVSNSGRWAQWRYKAQNPPGQAITDLDLIDKLFTEIRALYKKEGGKLPEPILKANWNYKHNPDEHECDPHLVAQEINGYAWKGNGKMGSLMENFTKLAADGTTACGNWLYSGSYNGKGNNMARRGQKDASNKLGMYPEWAWCWPVNRRIIYNRASVDTKGVPWNPAKAVIKWTGSKWVGDVPDGAWPPGSKHPFIMNSEGYARVFASGMADGPFPEHYEPMESPVKNIFNSQKVNPATVILGSTLGEFGDSSQYPYVATSYRVTEHWQAGAMTRNLPWLTELVPDMFCEISPTLAKKKGIKNGDKVFIRSKRGKIEARALVTERVQAWKVQGKEIEMVGMVWHFGQGCAVSGDSCNNLTPHIGDANTMIPEFKAFLVDIEKA; encoded by the coding sequence ATGCCTGTTACCAGAAGAAACTTCCTGAAAATGTCGGGGACAACGGCTGCCGGCGCCTTTTTTGGCGGAACGGCGTTTCTCACCGGGTGTAAGTCCCAGGACAAACTTCAGGGAACAAAAGAAACCACAACAATCTGTCCTTATTGCGGTGTTGGGTGTGGACTCGTTGTAGCGGCCAGAAATGGCAAGATAGTAAACGTTGAAGGAGATCCCGATCATCCAATCAACAAAGGGGCACTGTGCTCAAAGGGTAATGCCATCTATCAGATAGCAGCCAATCCCATTCAGCGAAGGCTGGATAAAGTACAGTATCGCCGCCCCGGGGGAACCCAGTGGGAGGAAATATCCTGGGATCAGGCAGTCAAAATGATTGCCAGAAGAGTAAAAGATACCAGGGACAAAACTTTTGTAGAAAAAGAAGGAGCCTATACAGTCAACAGGGCTCAGGGGTTAGTTGGACTCGGCGGTGCGGCTCTTGATAACGAAGAGTGCTATGTCTGGTCAAAGTTCGCCCGTATTATGGGCATTTCATATCTTGAACACCAGGCGCGAATATGACACAGCGCAACGGTCGCCGGTCTGGCGGCTTCATTCGGTCGTGGTGCAATGACAAATCACTGGATAGATATCCAGCATGCGGACGTTATTTTTATAATTGGAAGTAATGCCGCAGAAAACCATCCAATTTCTTTTAAATATGTTCAGAAGTCCCGTGACAAGGGGGGCAAACTCATTGTCGTGGATCCCCGTTTCACCCGTTCAGCTTCTTTGGCGGATCTTTATGCACCCATCCGTCCCGGAACAGATATCGCTTTCATAAACGGTATCATGAACTACGCATTACAGAATGACAGAATTCAGAAAGAATATGTTGTTGAGTATACTAATGCGTCACTTCTTATCGATCCCAAATATACTTTTAATGATGGGCTCTTTTCCGGATATGATGTGGGAAAACGCAAATATGACAAAGGCGCATGGAAGTATCAGGTAAATGAAAAAGGGATACCCAAAAGGGATAAAACCCTCAAAGATCCCAACTGCGTCTATCAGCTTCTCAAAAAGCACGTGTCACGGTATACTCCTGAGCTTGTATCATCGGTGACAGGATGTCCTGTAGACTCTTTCTTAAAGGTAGCCGAGCTTTACACGAGTACATTCAAAAATGACCGTGTAGCCACTATCATGTATGCCATGGGAACGACCCAGCATACAGTGGGTTCCCAGAACGTCAGGTCCTACGCCATGCTTCAGCTTCTTATGGGCAACATTGGAATGGCCGGCGGAGGAATTAACGCTCTTAGAGGTGAGTCTAACGTGCAGGGTTCAACGGACCATTGCATTCTCTGGCATATTCTTCCCGGATATCTCGGCATACCCAAGACAGACAAGGATGTGAATCTTGAGGCGTATATTAAGAACAATACTCCCAAGAGCAACGATCCCATGAGTGCCAACTGGTGGCAGAACAAACCCAAGTATCTGGTCAGCATGCTCAAGGCCTGGTACGGCGATGCCGCCACAAAGGAAAATGATTTCGGTTACGACTGGATACCCAAGGCAACGAAGCCCTATCCTCATATCGTATTATTTGAGGACATGTATGCGGGAATGCACGAGGGAGCAATTCTTATGGGTACCAACCCCGTTGTTGGCGGTCCCAACTCAACGAAGGAAGCGAAAGCCCTTGAGAGACTCAAGTGGCTCGTATGCGCAGACCTGTGGGAAACCGATACTTCCATTTTCTGGAAACGTGAGGGAGCGAATCCCGGAAGCATCCAGACAGAGGTATTTCTCCTCCCTATGGCAGCGTCGGTTGAAAAGGAAGGCAGTGTTTCCAATTCAGGGCGATGGGCCCAGTGGCGGTATAAAGCGCAAAATCCTCCGGGACAGGCTATTACGGACCTTGATCTCATTGACAAGCTCTTTACTGAAATCAGGGCGCTCTATAAAAAAGAGGGTGGCAAACTTCCCGAGCCAATTCTCAAAGCCAACTGGAATTACAAGCATAATCCCGATGAGCATGAATGCGATCCTCATCTGGTCGCTCAGGAAATCAACGGATATGCCTGGAAAGGCAATGGCAAGATGGGAAGCCTTATGGAAAACTTCACCAAACTGGCTGCCGATGGTACCACGGCCTGCGGTAACTGGCTTTACAGTGGCAGCTATAATGGAAAAGGAAATAATATGGCGCGTCGCGGACAGAAGGACGCCTCCAATAAACTGGGCATGTATCCCGAATGGGCATGGTGCTGGCCGGTTAACAGACGGATCATTTATAACAGAGCAAGTGTGGATACCAAGGGTGTTCCCTGGAATCCCGCGAAGGCAGTTATTAAATGGACCGGCAGTAAGTGGGTTGGTGATGTTCCCGACGGCGCGTGGCCTCCCGGATCAAAGCACCCCTTCATTATGAACAGTGAAGGCTATGCAAGGGTATTCGCCTCCGGTATGGCCGATGGTCCCTTTCCTGAGCACTATGAGCCCATGGAAAGTCCCGTAAAAAATATATTCAATTCACAGAAGGTGAATCCGGCAACGGTGATTCTCGGTTCAACATTGGGAGAATTCGGCGACAGCTCACAATATCCCTATGTGGCAACATCATACCGGGTAACAGAACACTGGCAGGCTGGTGCTATGACGCGAAATCTGCCGTGGCTTACAGAGCTCGTTCCCGATATGTTCTGTGAAATAAGCCCGACTCTTGCCAAGAAGAAGGGCATTAAAAACGGCGATAAGGTTTTTATCAGATCAAAACGTGGTAAAATTGAAGCTCGTGCCCTGGTAACTGAACGTGTTCAGGCGTGGAAGGTACAGGGTAAAGAGATTGAAATGGTAGGTATGGTCTGGCATTTCGGTCAAGGTTGTGCGGTTAGCGGTGATTCCTGCAACAATCTTACACCGCATATAGGTGACGCAAATACAATGATCCCGGAATTTAAAGCATTCCTGGTGGACATTGAAAAGGCGTAA
- a CDS encoding GNAT family N-acetyltransferase — protein sequence MIREAILPDSEFMADILVRAWCTAYAGLIDSRYPETMERGRYGDIFKYNIEHGTEMIFVYMQDGKVRGFVSGHFRKDWYDCEIKGLYVDPDFQGRGMGGELMGTMLNFFREHRCRRMVVWTLNGAKNNAFYAHHGGIVRENKELDIGGSSYPGVGFLFELTMEKFLKRQVQEM from the coding sequence ATGATTCGTGAAGCAATACTGCCCGACTCGGAATTCATGGCGGACATACTGGTGAGGGCATGGTGTACCGCCTACGCGGGGCTCATCGACTCCCGGTATCCTGAAACCATGGAGAGGGGCAGATATGGTGATATCTTCAAATACAATATTGAGCATGGTACCGAAATGATTTTTGTGTACATGCAGGACGGCAAGGTGCGTGGTTTTGTCTCCGGTCATTTTCGAAAAGACTGGTATGACTGTGAAATAAAGGGACTCTATGTCGATCCTGATTTCCAGGGAAGAGGTATGGGTGGTGAACTTATGGGGACCATGCTGAACTTTTTCCGGGAGCACCGGTGTCGACGCATGGTTGTCTGGACCCTGAATGGTGCGAAAAACAATGCCTTCTATGCCCATCATGGCGGTATTGTCAGGGAAAATAAGGAACTTGATATCGGCGGCAGTAGCTATCCCGGTGTGGGGTTTCTTTTTGAGCTGACAATGGAGAAATTTCTGAAGCGTCAGGTGCAGGAAATGTAA
- a CDS encoding hydrolase, with protein sequence MMSNWSIKGVEVLTPDEHLKDAAVTMERDLIANVARKSPTADIAMEIEGGILIPGLINSHDHLLGTYYPKVGNGPYENWLPWDNDLKSSPLYQERQQIENRDLYLLGAYRNLVSGVTTVSDHIPHFVAQPYYDMLPVKAIREYSLAHSIASFALAWGGEISDEYKKAVEEGLPFITHIAEGFDSETRRDLETLISRGGLGDHSVLVHGIAFSDSDMDKIKKAGASVVWCGDSNTFMFDKTTNIKMLLDKGINVCIGTDSPMSGGLNLLSEMRFDRDLYKKLYSKDLSDATILKMVTTNPARAFWLKNNGRVQKGCIADMVVFRNKGGKPESSVVNAELKDVLLIVIDGLPVYGSARYAETFDELGILYQHINLDGEDKIIIGDLIGLLKRISRAVGFKKTYPFLPVEFDF encoded by the coding sequence ATGATGAGCAATTGGTCCATTAAGGGAGTCGAAGTTTTAACACCGGATGAACATTTAAAGGATGCTGCGGTTACCATGGAAAGGGACCTGATTGCCAATGTGGCCCGCAAGTCCCCGACCGCTGATATTGCTATGGAAATTGAGGGAGGGATACTTATACCGGGCCTTATCAACTCCCATGATCATCTTCTTGGTACGTACTATCCCAAGGTGGGTAACGGTCCCTATGAAAACTGGCTTCCCTGGGATAACGATCTGAAAAGTTCTCCATTATATCAGGAGCGCCAGCAGATTGAAAACCGCGACCTTTATCTCCTGGGAGCCTACCGGAACCTGGTTTCGGGCGTTACCACCGTTTCAGACCACATTCCGCATTTTGTAGCTCAGCCATATTATGATATGCTTCCGGTTAAGGCCATACGTGAGTATTCGTTGGCGCATTCCATTGCCAGCTTTGCCCTGGCCTGGGGTGGTGAGATATCCGACGAGTACAAGAAAGCCGTTGAAGAAGGGCTTCCTTTTATTACACATATAGCCGAAGGCTTTGACTCTGAAACGCGAAGGGACCTGGAGACACTGATCTCCCGGGGAGGTCTGGGTGATCATTCAGTCCTGGTCCATGGCATAGCCTTCAGCGACTCCGATATGGATAAAATAAAAAAGGCCGGTGCATCGGTGGTCTGGTGCGGTGATTCCAATACCTTTATGTTCGACAAAACGACCAATATCAAGATGCTTTTGGACAAGGGAATCAATGTATGCATCGGTACCGATTCGCCCATGTCAGGAGGTTTGAACCTCCTAAGTGAAATGAGGTTTGACAGGGATCTGTATAAAAAACTTTACAGCAAGGATCTCTCTGACGCAACAATACTGAAGATGGTGACGACCAATCCTGCAAGGGCCTTCTGGCTGAAGAACAATGGCAGGGTGCAGAAGGGCTGTATCGCAGACATGGTTGTTTTCAGAAACAAGGGAGGCAAACCCGAGAGTTCGGTTGTAAACGCGGAGCTGAAAGATGTTCTTCTCATTGTGATAGACGGACTTCCCGTGTACGGTTCGGCCCGGTATGCCGAGACGTTTGATGAACTGGGGATACTATATCAGCATATAAATTTGGACGGGGAGGATAAGATCATCATCGGCGATCTTATCGGGCTGTTGAAACGTATCAGCCGCGCCGTGGGATTTAAAAAGACATATCCATTCCTGCCGGTGGAATTCGACTTTTAA
- a CDS encoding Crp/Fnr family transcriptional regulator, with translation MILDDNFFEKFGVEYAPNEIIFCEFEPGNEFYFVQAGRVKIVKVINNREKTLDVLGTGDVFGEMSILEEEPRSATAIAMDRVKLLKFHRDNFDTLLQGNPQLAYKLLLIFSKRIYDAKRRLMILLLEEPQLKVMDVLIMLAEQDPHLDVQNEISLPVTAQQVASWAGMADTEVQKQLNHLNQIDKIVLYADRIVVRNIRDFQRMVTSRRKNMYS, from the coding sequence ATGATACTGGATGATAATTTTTTCGAGAAATTCGGTGTGGAATACGCCCCTAACGAGATCATTTTCTGTGAGTTCGAACCAGGAAATGAATTCTATTTTGTCCAGGCCGGACGGGTGAAAATCGTCAAAGTTATCAATAATCGGGAAAAAACCCTGGATGTCCTTGGAACCGGAGATGTCTTCGGAGAGATGTCTATTCTTGAAGAGGAGCCCCGCTCCGCTACAGCCATCGCCATGGATAGGGTAAAGCTCCTGAAGTTTCATCGGGATAATTTTGATACGCTTTTACAGGGCAATCCGCAGCTTGCCTATAAACTGCTCCTCATATTCTCCAAGAGGATCTATGATGCCAAGAGAAGGCTCATGATACTCCTCCTCGAGGAACCGCAGCTGAAAGTCATGGATGTGCTTATTATGCTGGCGGAACAGGATCCGCATCTGGATGTGCAAAACGAGATTTCCCTGCCTGTAACCGCCCAGCAGGTTGCCAGTTGGGCCGGTATGGCTGATACGGAAGTTCAGAAACAGTTGAACCATCTGAACCAGATCGATAAGATAGTTCTCTATGCAGACAGGATAGTGGTGCGAAACATACGGGATTTTCAGCGCATGGTGACCTCAAGACGTAAAAATATGTATTCATAA
- a CDS encoding peptide chain release factor 1, producing MEDKLRRLHERFKNLDEELVRPETIGDQKKFRDLNKERSHLAPIINTYEEYLKAKKELADSSELLKIEEDGEMASMLEDEIIGLKERIEKMKEELILQLLPRDPNDGKDVIMEIRAGTGGEEAALFVSDLFRMYNRYADAKGWKVEFIEGNSTEIGGYKEVIFSVRSEEAHGRLKFESGTHRVQRVPTTESGGRIHTSAVTVAVMPEAEEGEITIDPNEIRVDVYRASGHGGQSVNTTDSAVRITHIPTGMVVTCQDEKSQLKNKTKALRVLRARLYEKEMSERMKKESDIRKSQIGSGDRSERIRTYNFPQSRVTDHRIGLTLHSLESFLAGEIDEVVDALQKHEIELLLKDVNN from the coding sequence ATGGAAGACAAACTGCGTCGATTGCATGAACGCTTCAAAAATCTCGATGAAGAACTGGTAAGACCCGAAACTATCGGGGATCAGAAAAAATTCAGAGATCTGAACAAAGAACGATCGCACCTTGCCCCTATCATCAATACCTACGAAGAATATCTGAAGGCAAAAAAGGAATTGGCTGATTCGTCGGAACTTCTCAAGATAGAGGAAGACGGCGAAATGGCATCCATGCTTGAGGATGAAATAATCGGGTTGAAAGAGCGCATTGAAAAAATGAAAGAAGAGCTGATTCTCCAGCTCCTTCCCAGGGACCCTAATGATGGAAAGGATGTGATCATGGAAATCAGGGCCGGCACCGGCGGCGAGGAAGCTGCACTTTTTGTATCCGATCTGTTCCGAATGTACAACCGGTATGCTGACGCGAAGGGATGGAAGGTAGAGTTTATCGAGGGCAATTCCACGGAGATCGGCGGTTACAAGGAGGTCATTTTTTCGGTCCGCAGTGAAGAAGCCCATGGAAGACTCAAATTCGAGTCGGGGACCCACCGGGTCCAGCGTGTTCCCACCACTGAATCGGGAGGGCGGATACACACCTCGGCGGTAACCGTGGCCGTAATGCCCGAGGCCGAAGAGGGTGAGATAACCATTGATCCCAACGAAATAAGAGTCGATGTCTATCGTGCCTCCGGCCATGGCGGGCAGAGTGTTAATACTACGGACTCGGCTGTGCGGATAACACATATCCCTACGGGTATGGTTGTGACATGTCAGGATGAAAAATCGCAGCTTAAAAACAAAACCAAAGCATTGCGTGTGCTCAGGGCGCGCCTGTATGAGAAGGAAATGTCTGAGCGGATGAAAAAGGAATCGGACATAAGGAAATCACAAATAGGATCCGGGGACAGAAGCGAGCGCATTCGCACATATAATTTCCCGCAGTCGCGGGTCACCGACCATCGGATCGGGCTTACGCTGCATTCTCTTGAAAGCTTTCTCGCCGGAGAGATCGATGAGGTTGTGGATGCTCTGCAGAAGCATGAAATCGAATTACTCCTGAAAGACGTGAACAATTGA
- the prmC gene encoding peptide chain release factor N(5)-glutamine methyltransferase: MEGLLLILADVLRESIERLKSAGLENPVVDAEVLMAYVLKTERFKLTINNKEELSPLDIKKIRSAVNRRMQYEPVAYITGVKEFYSLEFKVNPGVLIPRPETELLVDLAIYYAPQQGVVLDIGTGSGIIAVSLKYCRRDLTVFATDISKDAISVARKNAKAILGRDLPRFCQGDIFTPVQGMTFDLIVSNPPYVDPGMRNALQKDLAYEPEIALFSEDSGRAAITGIIHNSRPFLSAGGKLLLEIGSEMKDFVIKEGRKKGFAVSVLNDYGGMPRVAVLQ; this comes from the coding sequence ATTGAGGGCTTACTCTTGATACTTGCCGATGTGCTCAGGGAATCAATTGAAAGGCTGAAATCAGCCGGACTGGAAAATCCTGTTGTTGACGCCGAGGTGCTCATGGCGTACGTTCTCAAAACAGAAAGATTCAAACTCACAATTAACAATAAAGAAGAATTGTCCCCCCTGGATATCAAAAAAATCAGGTCTGCCGTTAACCGAAGAATGCAATATGAACCCGTTGCCTATATCACCGGTGTTAAGGAATTCTATTCTCTGGAATTCAAGGTAAATCCCGGTGTATTGATACCACGCCCCGAAACCGAACTGCTCGTGGATCTGGCCATATATTACGCTCCCCAGCAGGGTGTGGTGCTTGACATTGGTACGGGTTCAGGTATTATTGCCGTATCCCTGAAATACTGCAGGAGAGATCTGACTGTGTTCGCGACGGACATTTCAAAAGACGCCATCTCCGTGGCCAGAAAAAATGCCAAGGCCATACTGGGCAGGGATCTTCCCCGTTTTTGCCAGGGCGATATTTTCACTCCTGTACAGGGAATGACGTTCGATCTCATCGTTTCCAATCCTCCCTATGTCGATCCGGGAATGAGGAATGCGCTGCAGAAGGATCTTGCTTATGAGCCCGAGATAGCTCTTTTCAGTGAAGACAGTGGGAGGGCGGCCATTACGGGCATCATTCATAATAGCAGGCCATTCCTATCCGCGGGCGGAAAACTGCTTCTTGAGATTGGATCAGAGATGAAAGACTTTGTCATAAAAGAAGGCCGGAAAAAGGGCTTTGCCGTTTCGGTTCTCAATGATTATGGCGGAATGCCCCGTGTTGCCGTACTGCAGTAA
- the nth gene encoding endonuclease III, whose amino-acid sequence MDRKKSNLIQKRLRAWYGEVTPDLHFGNLYQLTIAVVLSAQTTDKQVNAVTPVLFDRYADFSSLAGARLPDVETIIKSTGFYRNKAKNIITLSRAVMERFHGTLPAERDALESLPGVGRKSANVILSMGFDIPALAVDTHVMRIANRLAYIRSEDPFRVEESLTALIPEKCWKITHLILIAHGRRTCTARNPRCSVCPIEDLCGSPDKTV is encoded by the coding sequence ATGGACAGAAAAAAATCAAATCTTATTCAGAAAAGACTTCGTGCATGGTATGGTGAGGTCACACCGGACCTGCACTTTGGCAATCTCTACCAGTTGACCATCGCCGTTGTCCTTTCAGCCCAGACCACGGATAAGCAGGTCAATGCCGTAACGCCAGTGCTCTTCGACAGATATGCTGATTTCAGCAGCCTGGCCGGTGCCAGGCTGCCCGACGTGGAAACAATCATTAAAAGTACGGGGTTTTACAGGAATAAGGCAAAAAACATCATCACCCTTTCGCGGGCCGTCATGGAGCGGTTCCACGGTACCCTCCCGGCCGAAAGAGATGCTCTCGAGTCTCTGCCGGGAGTAGGACGAAAATCAGCCAACGTAATTCTTTCCATGGGTTTTGATATCCCCGCCCTGGCCGTGGATACGCATGTGATGAGAATTGCCAACAGGCTCGCATATATTAGATCGGAAGATCCTTTCAGGGTGGAAGAATCACTTACGGCCCTCATACCGGAAAAATGCTGGAAAATAACCCATTTGATCCTGATTGCTCACGGAAGAAGAACGTGTACCGCAAGGAATCCCCGGTGTTCCGTGTGCCCTATTGAAGACCTTTGCGGTAGTCCAGATAAAACTGTCTGA
- a CDS encoding non-canonical purine NTP pyrophosphatase produces MKLVLATHNKNKIREIKEKFSHIENLELLTLNQFQSPPEVDEDGSTFEENAEKKARAIAEFTGLPAMSDDSGLCVDALDGRPGVLSARYGGDNTTDKDRYMKLLHEMESSGDDRNAQFVCAIAIAIPHGTCHTTRGICRGIIAQEPSGDQGFGYDPVFYLPQYGKTMAEIPLSEKNKISHRALALEKAAEILANLTEEQ; encoded by the coding sequence ATGAAACTTGTTCTGGCCACACATAATAAAAACAAAATCAGGGAGATAAAGGAAAAATTCTCCCATATTGAAAATTTGGAGCTTTTGACTTTGAACCAGTTTCAGTCCCCTCCCGAAGTGGATGAGGATGGGAGCACCTTTGAAGAAAATGCAGAAAAAAAAGCCAGGGCAATAGCCGAATTTACAGGCCTCCCCGCCATGTCCGATGACTCGGGTCTCTGTGTCGATGCACTGGATGGAAGACCCGGAGTGTTGTCGGCCCGGTACGGCGGAGATAACACCACGGACAAAGATCGCTATATGAAACTCCTGCATGAAATGGAATCTTCGGGAGATGACAGAAATGCACAGTTCGTCTGCGCCATAGCAATTGCCATCCCCCATGGGACATGTCACACGACGAGGGGTATCTGCCGCGGCATTATAGCCCAAGAGCCATCGGGGGACCAGGGATTCGGTTATGACCCGGTATTTTATCTCCCGCAGTATGGTAAAACCATGGCCGAGATCCCCCTGTCGGAGAAAAATAAAATCAGTCACAGGGCCCTGGCCCTGGAAAAGGCCGCGGAAATCCTGGCAAATCTCACTGAAGAGCAGTAA
- a CDS encoding two-component system response regulator — protein MSKILIVEDEQHQRELYAMELQDEGYEVEQASNGKEGVEKVKSNKYDLVIMDIRMPEMDGIEALGKILSRDKKIPIIIYTAYSNYKSNFMTWTADAYITKSSNLDELKDKIREILSTRSA, from the coding sequence ATGAGTAAAATATTGATAGTCGAAGATGAACAGCATCAGAGAGAACTCTATGCCATGGAGTTGCAGGATGAGGGTTATGAGGTGGAACAGGCTTCTAACGGTAAGGAGGGCGTGGAGAAAGTAAAATCCAATAAATATGATCTGGTTATAATGGATATCAGAATGCCCGAAATGGATGGTATTGAGGCCCTGGGGAAGATATTATCGCGCGATAAAAAAATCCCCATTATTATTTATACCGCCTATTCAAATTATAAAAGCAATTTCATGACCTGGACAGCCGATGCCTATATCACAAAATCATCCAACCTTGATGAGCTGAAAGACAAGATCCGCGAGATATTATCAACACGTTCAGCGTGA